The Flavobacterium sp. HJ-32-4 genome contains a region encoding:
- a CDS encoding type 1 glutamine amidotransferase domain-containing protein gives MSKKILFVVTSHDKLGDTGESTGYYLGEVSHPWAVLTAAGYEIDFVSPKGGNPTYYGANTEDPVNRQFLADATYQKKIQNTLKPSEVNPSEYVAILYAGGHGTMWDFADNAELAEIAREIYEHNGIVSAVCHGPAGLVNIKLSNGNYLVNGKKINAFTNEEEAAVKLEKVVPYSLETKLIERGARFEKSGLWQEHVTVDQRVVTGQNPQSAHAVGEAVLAELKKL, from the coding sequence ATGAGCAAGAAAATTTTATTTGTGGTGACGAGCCACGACAAGTTGGGCGATACCGGAGAATCTACCGGTTACTACCTGGGCGAAGTGTCGCATCCGTGGGCGGTGTTGACAGCCGCCGGTTATGAAATCGACTTTGTAAGTCCGAAAGGCGGCAATCCGACCTACTACGGAGCGAACACCGAAGATCCGGTCAATCGGCAATTCCTGGCGGATGCGACCTACCAGAAGAAAATCCAGAATACCCTGAAGCCGTCGGAAGTCAACCCGTCTGAATACGTCGCCATCCTGTATGCCGGTGGGCACGGCACCATGTGGGATTTCGCCGACAACGCTGAACTTGCCGAAATTGCCCGCGAAATCTACGAACACAACGGCATTGTCAGCGCCGTGTGCCATGGACCCGCAGGCCTGGTCAATATCAAGCTAAGCAATGGGAACTACCTCGTGAATGGAAAGAAAATCAATGCCTTTACCAACGAAGAGGAAGCGGCGGTGAAGCTGGAAAAAGTAGTACCCTACAGCCTGGAAACCAAACTCATTGAACGCGGAGCCCGATTCGAAAAATCAGGACTCTGGCAGGAACACGTAACAGTGGACCAGCGGGTGGTAACCGGCCAAAATCCGCAATCGGCACACGCGGTGGGTGAAGCCGTATTGGCCGAACTGAAAAAGTTGTAA
- a CDS encoding type I restriction enzyme HsdR N-terminal domain-containing protein, which yields MQKLNFPAYDFRFKSSENKVAIFDDIRKKFVVLTPEEWVRQHVARYLIDGLGFPKSRVNVEKLLKVNGLTKRYDLVVFHADGSIFLLVECKAPHVGISQDTFDQIARYNLTMKADYLMVTNGLHHYFCRMDFENSCYRFLRELPQYPLT from the coding sequence ATGCAGAAGCTGAACTTCCCGGCCTACGACTTTCGTTTCAAAAGTAGCGAAAATAAGGTCGCTATCTTCGACGATATCCGCAAAAAATTCGTGGTATTGACACCAGAGGAATGGGTACGACAGCACGTGGCGCGCTACCTCATCGACGGACTGGGTTTTCCGAAATCGCGGGTGAATGTAGAGAAGTTGCTGAAAGTCAACGGACTCACCAAACGCTATGATTTGGTCGTATTTCATGCCGATGGCAGCATCTTTTTGTTGGTGGAATGCAAAGCGCCCCACGTGGGCATTTCGCAGGACACATTCGACCAGATCGCGCGCTATAACCTGACGATGAAAGCCGATTACCTGATGGTCACAAACGGGCTGCATCATTATTTTTGCCGGATGGATTTTGAAAATAGCTGCTACCGGTTCCTGCGGGAACTTCCCCAATACCCCCTAACATGA
- a CDS encoding ATP-dependent helicase, whose amino-acid sequence MQRYLDQLNEAQRAPVLQKDGPMIVIAGAGSGKTRVLTMRIAYLMNQGVDAFNILALTFTNKAAREMKKRIADIVGSNEARNLWMGTFHSVFARILRAEADKLGYPSNFTIYDTQDSVRLVSAIIKEMQLDKDVYKPKQVFGRISSYKNNLITVKAYFNDPELQEADAMSKKPRLGEIYANYVDRCFKAGAMDFDDLLLKTNELLTRFPDVLSKYQNRFRYILVDEYQDTNHSQYLIVRALSDRFQNICVVGDDAQSIYAFRGANINNILNFQKDYEGVQMYRLEQNYRSTKNIVEAANSIIDKNKVKLDKVVWTANDEGPKVKVHRSFTDAEEGRFVAQTIFEEKMQQQRQNGHFAVLYRTNAQSRSIEDALRKRDIPYRIYGGLSFYQRKEIKDVLCYLRLVLNPKDEEALVRVINYPARGIGDTTVEKLTIAANHYKVSMFEVMEAIDRIDLKLNASAKNKLSDFVTMIKSFQILNETHDAFFMTDLVAKKTGLVQELKKDATPEGIARIENIEELLNGIKDFTEGQKEVDGARGSLAEFMEDVALATDLDNDTGDDDRVALMTIHLAKGLEFPYVFVVGMEEDLFPSALSLNARSELEEERRLFYVAITRAEYQAYLTYAQSRYRWGKLSDSEPSRFIDEIDAQYLEYLTPEDNSYRYKPMINTDIFGDVDKSKLRQTKPVAGTPPKWITDNEPKPTADIRRLKPVNSRPSSPMSDGPNLVIGNVVMHERFGRGEVLNLEGVGADRKAEIRFEVGGIKKLLLRFAKLDVVQ is encoded by the coding sequence ATGCAACGCTATCTCGACCAACTTAACGAAGCCCAACGCGCGCCCGTCCTGCAAAAAGACGGTCCGATGATCGTTATTGCCGGTGCCGGTTCGGGCAAGACACGCGTATTGACGATGCGTATCGCGTACCTCATGAATCAGGGCGTCGATGCATTCAACATCCTGGCGCTGACCTTTACCAATAAGGCGGCGCGTGAGATGAAGAAGCGGATTGCGGATATCGTGGGTTCCAACGAAGCGCGCAACCTTTGGATGGGTACGTTTCACTCCGTCTTCGCCCGTATCCTTCGGGCCGAGGCCGACAAATTGGGTTATCCATCGAACTTTACGATTTACGACACCCAGGATTCGGTGCGGCTGGTATCGGCCATCATCAAGGAAATGCAACTCGATAAGGACGTATACAAACCCAAGCAGGTGTTTGGTCGTATTTCCTCTTACAAAAACAACCTGATTACGGTAAAGGCCTATTTCAACGATCCGGAGTTGCAGGAAGCAGACGCCATGTCGAAGAAACCACGACTTGGTGAGATTTACGCCAATTATGTGGACCGCTGCTTTAAGGCCGGCGCCATGGATTTCGACGACCTGTTGCTGAAAACCAACGAGTTGCTGACGCGCTTTCCGGATGTGTTGTCGAAATACCAGAACCGCTTCCGCTATATCCTGGTCGATGAGTATCAGGATACGAACCATTCCCAATACCTGATTGTACGCGCGCTTTCCGATCGTTTCCAGAATATTTGTGTGGTAGGCGACGACGCGCAGAGTATTTATGCCTTCCGCGGTGCCAACATCAACAATATCCTCAACTTCCAGAAAGACTATGAGGGTGTGCAGATGTATCGTCTGGAGCAGAATTACCGCTCGACGAAGAATATCGTGGAAGCGGCCAATTCCATCATCGATAAGAACAAAGTCAAACTCGATAAAGTAGTTTGGACGGCCAACGACGAAGGCCCGAAAGTGAAGGTACACCGCAGTTTCACCGATGCCGAGGAAGGACGTTTCGTGGCCCAGACGATTTTCGAGGAAAAGATGCAGCAACAACGCCAGAACGGCCATTTCGCGGTGTTGTATCGGACGAATGCCCAGTCGCGGTCGATTGAAGACGCGCTGCGCAAACGCGACATCCCCTATCGGATATACGGTGGACTTTCGTTCTACCAACGGAAGGAAATCAAAGACGTACTGTGTTACCTCCGACTGGTGCTCAACCCAAAAGACGAAGAGGCACTGGTGCGGGTCATCAACTATCCGGCGCGCGGTATCGGCGATACCACCGTTGAGAAACTCACGATTGCCGCCAACCATTACAAGGTTTCGATGTTTGAGGTAATGGAAGCCATTGACCGCATCGACCTCAAACTGAATGCGTCGGCAAAGAACAAACTCTCCGACTTCGTTACGATGATCAAGAGTTTCCAGATCCTGAACGAAACGCATGACGCGTTCTTTATGACCGATCTCGTAGCGAAGAAGACCGGATTGGTGCAGGAATTGAAGAAAGACGCCACGCCCGAGGGGATCGCGCGTATCGAGAATATAGAGGAACTCCTGAACGGTATCAAGGACTTCACTGAAGGACAGAAAGAAGTCGACGGCGCACGTGGTTCATTGGCTGAGTTCATGGAAGACGTGGCACTGGCGACCGACCTCGATAATGATACCGGCGATGACGACCGGGTGGCGTTGATGACGATCCACCTGGCAAAAGGACTCGAATTCCCGTATGTGTTTGTAGTAGGGATGGAAGAAGACCTGTTCCCGAGCGCCCTCAGTCTCAACGCGCGTTCGGAACTCGAGGAAGAACGCCGCCTGTTTTATGTAGCCATTACCCGGGCCGAATACCAGGCGTATCTGACGTACGCCCAGTCGCGCTACCGTTGGGGAAAACTCAGCGACAGCGAGCCTTCCCGGTTCATCGACGAGATCGACGCCCAATACCTGGAATACCTGACGCCTGAAGACAACTCGTATCGGTACAAACCGATGATTAATACCGATATCTTTGGTGATGTCGACAAATCGAAGCTGCGACAAACGAAACCCGTTGCCGGCACACCACCGAAATGGATTACCGATAATGAACCCAAGCCCACGGCCGACATACGCCGCCTGAAACCGGTGAATTCGAGGCCTTCTTCGCCCATGTCCGACGGACCGAACCTCGTGATCGGCAATGTCGTGATGCACGAACGCTTCGGAAGAGGCGAGGTGCTGAACCTGGAAGGCGTAGGCGCCGATCGCAAAGCGGAAATCCGTTTTGAAGTTGGGGGTATCAAGAAATTATTGTTACGATTCGCGAAACTGGATGTGGTTCAGTAG
- a CDS encoding flagellar motor protein MotB: MRKIVLALSVLALLTTSCGTKKKLAACEAKNKEIQDLLNTATVKLNTCLSEKEALNAQIEYLKKNNADLINSMGNATTLSAQQAKNVEKTLESLKEKDLKIARLQDALTRKDSVTLALVTSLKREVGINDPDIEVNVEKGVVFISISDKMLFKSGSYTVTDRAKEVLSKVAKVINAKPDFECMVEGHTDNVPYISNGVLQDNWDLSVKRATSIVRVLTKDLGVAPKQLIAAGRGEFVPLVDNNSAENRATNRRTRIVIMPKIDQFYDMIEKEMKNMQGKN, translated from the coding sequence ATGCGTAAAATCGTTTTAGCCCTTTCCGTGTTGGCGTTGCTGACCACGTCATGCGGTACGAAGAAAAAACTCGCAGCCTGCGAGGCAAAAAACAAAGAAATACAGGATTTGCTCAATACGGCTACGGTGAAACTCAACACCTGCCTTTCTGAAAAAGAAGCGCTTAACGCCCAAATCGAGTACCTGAAAAAGAACAACGCGGATCTGATCAACAGTATGGGTAACGCCACGACGTTGTCGGCCCAGCAAGCGAAAAATGTCGAGAAGACACTCGAGTCGCTTAAAGAAAAAGACCTCAAGATTGCCCGCCTGCAGGATGCCCTTACGCGTAAAGACAGCGTGACGTTGGCACTGGTGACGAGCCTGAAGCGTGAAGTAGGCATCAACGATCCGGATATTGAAGTAAACGTTGAAAAAGGCGTAGTCTTCATCTCTATCTCCGATAAAATGCTGTTCAAGAGCGGTTCGTATACCGTGACCGACCGCGCGAAAGAAGTGCTTTCGAAAGTGGCGAAAGTCATCAATGCGAAGCCTGATTTTGAGTGTATGGTGGAAGGACACACCGATAACGTGCCGTACATCAGCAACGGTGTACTACAAGACAATTGGGATCTTTCCGTCAAACGCGCTACCTCCATCGTTCGTGTACTGACCAAAGACCTGGGTGTGGCACCGAAACAACTCATTGCCGCCGGCCGTGGTGAATTCGTGCCACTGGTTGACAATAACTCAGCCGAAAACCGCGCCACTAACCGTCGCACGCGTATCGTCATCATGCCGAAGATCGATCAGTTTTATGACATGATTGAGAAGGAGATGAAGAATATGCAGGGAAAGAATTGA
- a CDS encoding CAL67264 family membrane protein: MGMNKNTILGWATLIMILMGLLLVGLGIFRYDDVAGWGFGAVGVGFFANAWVFSSLKGRV, translated from the coding sequence ATGGGAATGAACAAGAATACCATCCTCGGATGGGCCACCTTAATTATGATCCTGATGGGACTCCTGCTCGTCGGACTCGGTATTTTCCGGTATGATGACGTCGCCGGATGGGGCTTCGGGGCGGTAGGTGTCGGTTTCTTTGCCAACGCCTGGGTGTTCAGTTCGCTTAAGGGTCGCGTGTAG
- a CDS encoding Crp/Fnr family transcriptional regulator, with amino-acid sequence MSDILRKQIERITPLTDSEFDYILSHFTAKKLKKHQYLVQESDKVDHDFFVTKGLLKSYFVNPEGKEHIMQFAMEDWWITDYQAYFNETPATVNIDCIEATEVLCLSLHNREKLCSELHKIEHFFRKKSNAGYVALQRRILSLLNSSAKERYEQLLQQYPTLFQRVPKSIIASYLGVSRETLSRIS; translated from the coding sequence ATGAGTGACATACTTCGAAAACAGATCGAGAGAATAACGCCGCTTACTGACAGTGAGTTCGACTATATTTTGTCGCATTTTACCGCAAAGAAGCTCAAAAAGCACCAGTATCTCGTGCAGGAAAGCGATAAGGTAGACCATGATTTTTTTGTCACAAAAGGTCTTTTGAAGTCCTATTTCGTCAACCCCGAAGGCAAGGAACACATCATGCAGTTTGCGATGGAAGACTGGTGGATTACCGATTACCAGGCCTATTTCAACGAAACACCCGCTACCGTAAACATCGATTGCATTGAAGCGACCGAGGTGTTGTGCCTTTCTCTTCACAATCGGGAAAAACTGTGTTCCGAACTCCACAAAATAGAACACTTTTTCCGGAAGAAATCCAATGCCGGATACGTCGCCCTGCAACGGCGGATATTGTCGCTGCTCAACAGCAGTGCCAAAGAGCGGTATGAACAGTTGTTGCAGCAATATCCGACCTTGTTCCAGCGCGTGCCGAAGTCGATCATCGCCTCGTATCTCGGTGTTTCGCGGGAAACCCTGAGCCGCATCAGCTAA
- a CDS encoding EamA family transporter translates to MGKPRHYLAAISAYIIWGTFSLVLRPIKDHAPIDILYYRILCCLGLAFFVLVLFRKESVKASRAQFRALPPRQRARLIGWNLLAGVLLTANWFLFIYVMNYVSVKATSLAYLVCPILTALLAFLLLKEPMKKVQWVALGMGVTGCMILAFGHLYDLVLAVLVGFSYALYLILQRKNKGYDMLLVLFVHILISVVGMTPYYFATAASAPVDTSFYLFVLAIAIFFTLVPMLLNLFALSGIRSGTVGMLMNINPIIAFSLSVFYFGEKADAMQYLGYGIIFGSVIVFNWKMGSREVGKSESRED, encoded by the coding sequence ATGGGAAAACCACGCCATTATCTCGCGGCCATTTCCGCGTACATCATCTGGGGCACGTTCAGCCTGGTGCTGCGCCCTATCAAAGACCACGCACCGATCGACATCCTGTATTATCGGATTCTGTGTTGCCTGGGACTCGCGTTTTTCGTGCTGGTGCTATTCCGAAAAGAAAGCGTGAAAGCCAGCCGCGCGCAATTTCGGGCATTACCGCCCCGTCAACGCGCGCGTTTAATAGGTTGGAATTTGCTGGCGGGCGTCTTATTGACCGCCAATTGGTTCCTTTTTATCTATGTCATGAATTACGTCAGCGTGAAGGCGACGTCACTCGCGTATCTCGTATGTCCGATCCTGACGGCATTGCTGGCGTTCCTGCTGCTGAAAGAACCGATGAAGAAAGTACAATGGGTCGCGTTAGGGATGGGCGTAACGGGATGTATGATCCTCGCATTCGGACATCTATATGACTTGGTCTTGGCGGTTTTGGTCGGTTTTTCCTATGCCCTTTATTTAATCCTCCAGCGGAAGAACAAAGGGTATGACATGTTGTTGGTACTCTTTGTGCACATCCTGATTTCGGTGGTTGGGATGACACCGTATTACTTCGCTACGGCGGCAAGTGCGCCCGTGGATACTTCTTTTTACCTATTCGTGCTTGCCATTGCCATTTTCTTCACATTGGTGCCGATGTTGCTGAACCTGTTCGCACTCAGCGGTATTCGTTCGGGAACGGTAGGCATGTTGATGAACATCAATCCCATCATTGCGTTTTCGCTCTCGGTCTTTTATTTTGGTGAGAAGGCAGATGCGATGCAATACCTCGGGTATGGAATTATTTTCGGCTCGGTTATCGTATTTAACTGGAAGATGGGGAGTCGGGAAGTAGGGAAGTCCGAAAGTCGGGAAGACTGA
- a CDS encoding patatin family protein, with product MKALVISGGGSKGAFAGGVAQYLMEEKKHEYDLMLGTSTGSLLIPHLALGKVDKIRDIYTNVNMKNIFNVNPFLVRTRNGMQTVSINHFNVIWQFLRGKRTFGESRKLRKYIRRNFTRQEFETLKASRQNIVVTVTNLARNEVEYKCIRDYDYDAFCDWIWISCNYIPFMSLATVNGCEYGDGGFSSLVPIREAIERGATEIDVVVLETETLAEPKAVGKNPFSLMVNLFGTLLDQVEKHDIAIGKLAANAKGVKLDFYYTPVALTTNALVFDKEKMREWWKLGYEYARSKSEIASEIGKM from the coding sequence ATGAAAGCACTCGTCATTTCCGGTGGCGGCAGCAAAGGCGCCTTTGCGGGCGGCGTTGCCCAGTATTTAATGGAGGAGAAGAAACACGAATACGACCTTATGCTCGGCACCTCGACCGGTAGCCTGCTCATCCCGCATCTTGCGTTGGGGAAAGTGGATAAAATACGGGACATATACACCAATGTTAACATGAAGAACATCTTCAATGTGAACCCGTTTCTCGTCCGGACGCGAAACGGAATGCAGACCGTGTCGATCAACCACTTCAATGTCATATGGCAGTTCCTTCGCGGCAAGCGTACCTTCGGCGAAAGCCGGAAACTCCGCAAGTACATCCGGCGGAATTTCACCCGGCAGGAATTCGAAACACTGAAAGCCTCGCGACAGAATATCGTGGTGACGGTCACGAACCTGGCACGGAATGAAGTCGAATACAAATGCATCCGCGATTACGACTACGACGCTTTCTGCGACTGGATCTGGATTTCCTGTAATTACATTCCCTTCATGAGCCTGGCAACGGTCAACGGGTGTGAGTACGGCGACGGCGGTTTCTCAAGCCTGGTACCCATCCGTGAGGCCATCGAACGGGGCGCAACCGAAATCGACGTCGTCGTATTGGAAACGGAAACGTTGGCTGAGCCGAAGGCAGTAGGGAAGAACCCCTTTTCGCTGATGGTCAACCTTTTCGGTACGCTGCTCGACCAGGTCGAAAAACACGACATCGCCATCGGCAAACTGGCGGCCAATGCCAAAGGTGTCAAACTCGATTTTTACTACACGCCCGTGGCGCTGACGACCAATGCGTTAGTGTTCGACAAGGAAAAGATGAGGGAGTGGTGGAAACTCGGCTACGAATATGCCCGCAGTAAGAGCGAGATCGCCAGTGAAATCGGGAAAATGTGA
- a CDS encoding L-threonylcarbamoyladenylate synthase yields MAQFIKLYEDKPNEANVARVVKVLREGGLVIYPTDTVYGLGCDIMNSRALERIARIKGIKIEKANFSFVCADLSHLSDYVKQIDTTTFKILKRCLPGPYTFVLPGNNKLPREFKKRETVGIRVPDNNIALEIVRQLGNPIVSTSIHDEDEVLEYSTDPELIFEKWQNLVDLVIDGGYGGNEPSTIIDLSGYEPVVVREGKGDPDVF; encoded by the coding sequence ATGGCCCAATTCATCAAATTATACGAAGACAAACCCAACGAGGCGAACGTCGCACGTGTGGTGAAGGTGTTGCGCGAAGGCGGACTCGTGATTTATCCGACCGATACCGTGTATGGACTCGGTTGCGACATCATGAACAGTCGCGCGTTGGAACGTATTGCGCGCATCAAAGGCATCAAGATCGAGAAGGCGAATTTTTCGTTTGTATGTGCCGACCTTAGCCATTTGTCGGATTACGTAAAGCAAATCGATACCACGACATTCAAGATATTGAAACGGTGCCTACCCGGGCCTTACACCTTCGTATTGCCAGGAAACAACAAACTCCCACGCGAATTCAAGAAACGGGAAACCGTCGGGATTCGCGTGCCGGACAACAACATCGCGTTGGAAATCGTCCGACAACTGGGGAACCCAATAGTGTCGACCTCTATACACGATGAAGATGAGGTGTTGGAATACTCGACCGATCCCGAACTGATATTTGAAAAATGGCAGAACCTCGTAGACCTCGTTATCGATGGTGGCTACGGTGGGAATGAGCCGTCTACTATCATTGACCTTTCCGGTTACGAGCCCGTTGTGGTTCGGGAAGGAAAAGGCGACCCCGACGTTTTCTGA
- a CDS encoding glycosyltransferase family 2 protein yields MSGEKAIAVVILNWNGVALLQQFLPKVVALSPQARVYLADNASADDSIAWTQAHLPDVTIIRNDGNYGYAKGYNLALQQVEEPLYALVNSDIDVTENWLEPILERFHNEPDTAVIQPKIRDFKDPTRFEYAGAAGGFIDKFGFPFCRGRIFDTVEVDNGQYDDACDVFWASGACFFIRKDVFRKMKGFDDDFFAHQEEIDLCWRIFNHGYRLRYEPQSVVFHVGGATLQYLNPRKTYLNFRNSLFMMVKNLPKRVAFRVLFSRLVLDGVAGMRFFVTMQWSHVWAILKAHAAFYFYLPRYIRRRRGSERTDYFYVKSIPWLYFQKKKTEFSQLLEDEDSIQL; encoded by the coding sequence ATGAGCGGAGAGAAAGCAATTGCCGTGGTTATCCTCAACTGGAATGGAGTCGCCCTGCTGCAACAATTCCTTCCCAAGGTCGTGGCCCTATCGCCGCAGGCCCGGGTGTACCTGGCCGATAATGCATCCGCCGACGACTCGATCGCATGGACGCAAGCGCATCTTCCGGACGTGACCATCATCCGCAACGACGGCAACTATGGCTATGCCAAAGGCTACAACCTGGCGCTCCAACAGGTGGAAGAACCGCTTTATGCACTGGTCAATTCGGATATTGACGTGACGGAAAATTGGCTGGAGCCGATACTGGAACGTTTCCACAACGAACCCGATACGGCCGTTATACAACCCAAAATACGGGATTTCAAGGATCCGACGCGTTTTGAGTATGCCGGTGCGGCGGGTGGTTTCATCGATAAGTTCGGGTTTCCGTTCTGTCGCGGACGGATTTTTGATACGGTGGAAGTGGATAACGGACAATACGACGATGCCTGCGATGTGTTCTGGGCGTCGGGTGCCTGTTTTTTTATCCGGAAGGATGTTTTCCGGAAAATGAAAGGCTTCGACGACGACTTCTTCGCCCACCAGGAAGAGATTGACCTCTGTTGGCGGATTTTCAACCATGGCTACCGGTTGCGGTACGAGCCCCAATCGGTGGTGTTTCACGTCGGAGGCGCCACGTTGCAATACCTGAATCCGCGGAAAACCTACCTCAATTTCCGCAACTCGCTTTTCATGATGGTAAAGAACCTGCCGAAACGCGTGGCCTTCCGTGTACTTTTCAGCCGATTGGTATTGGATGGCGTCGCGGGTATGCGGTTTTTCGTAACGATGCAGTGGTCGCATGTTTGGGCGATTTTGAAGGCGCATGCGGCGTTCTACTTTTACCTGCCGCGTTATATCAGACGTCGACGCGGGTCGGAGCGGACGGATTATTTTTACGTGAAGAGCATCCCCTGGTTGTACTTCCAGAAAAAAAAGACTGAATTCAGCCAACTTTTGGAGGATGAGGATAGTATCCAACTGTAG
- the holA gene encoding DNA polymerase III subunit delta yields the protein MDEAAKIVTDIKAGKIRPVYFLMGEEPYYIDKIAEYIEDNVLTEDEKGFNQTVLYGRDVSIDDIVGTAKRYPMMAERQVVIVKEAQDLSRTIDKLESYAEQPTPTTVLVICYKYKTLDKRKKVTKHLEKNGVVFESKKLYENQVGQWITRILQGRGYTIDNKANAMMVDFLGTDLSRIAKELEKLQIILPKGSTILPSHIEENIGFSKEYNVFELRKAIAERNQYKAYKIAQHFAQNQKENPLVMTVGMMFSFFSNLLQYHGLKDKKTAASALRVSPYQLKDYETAFRNYPMRKVSAIVAALRNIDVKSKGVGANLTPDDLLKEMLIHIFS from the coding sequence ATGGACGAAGCAGCCAAAATTGTAACCGACATAAAAGCAGGAAAAATCCGTCCCGTCTATTTTCTGATGGGAGAGGAGCCGTACTATATCGACAAAATCGCCGAGTACATCGAAGACAATGTCCTTACCGAAGATGAAAAAGGCTTCAACCAAACGGTTTTGTACGGTCGTGACGTGTCGATTGACGACATCGTAGGCACTGCCAAACGCTATCCGATGATGGCCGAGCGCCAGGTCGTGATCGTAAAGGAAGCGCAGGATTTGTCGCGCACCATCGACAAACTCGAATCCTATGCCGAACAACCTACGCCCACTACGGTGTTGGTAATCTGCTATAAATACAAGACACTCGACAAACGCAAGAAAGTTACCAAACACCTCGAAAAGAACGGTGTGGTATTCGAAAGCAAGAAACTATACGAGAACCAGGTCGGCCAGTGGATTACCCGCATCCTGCAAGGGCGCGGTTACACCATCGATAATAAGGCCAACGCGATGATGGTCGATTTTTTGGGAACCGACCTGAGCCGCATCGCCAAGGAACTCGAGAAACTGCAGATCATATTGCCGAAAGGAAGCACCATTCTGCCGTCCCATATCGAAGAGAACATCGGTTTCAGCAAAGAGTATAATGTGTTCGAATTGCGAAAGGCGATTGCCGAGCGGAACCAATACAAAGCCTACAAGATTGCCCAGCATTTCGCCCAGAACCAAAAAGAGAACCCTTTGGTGATGACCGTCGGGATGATGTTCAGCTTCTTTTCGAATTTGCTGCAATACCACGGACTCAAAGACAAGAAAACAGCAGCTTCAGCGTTACGGGTGAGTCCGTATCAGTTGAAAGACTACGAAACCGCTTTCCGGAACTATCCCATGCGGAAAGTCAGTGCGATCGTGGCCGCCCTCCGCAACATCGACGTCAAAAGTAAGGGAGTAGGGGCGAACCTCACACCGGACGATTTACTGAAAGAAATGCTCATCCATATTTTCTCATGA